In Zootoca vivipara chromosome 15, rZooViv1.1, whole genome shotgun sequence, the genomic window aggccaaaggagccgccgtacagcttccgggtcgtgtggccagcatgactaagccgcttctggcgaaccagagcagcacacgaaaacggcgtttaccttcccaccggagcggtacctatttatctacttgtacttttgacgtgcttttgaactgctaggtgggcaggagctgggaccaagcatcgggagctcaccccattgcagggattcgaaccgccgaccttctgatcagcaagccctaggctctgtggtttagaccacagtgccacccgctgtagTCTACTTACTACCAAATTAGCCATGAATACATTGCAAACTCAAACATGTGTGTTGTAATAAATGGCATCTTTTAGCTTCaactttataaaaataataataaaatgccctgcctctctcttccttcttgatATTTTAAGAAATTTGTCTGCTTGGTCCTAGCAAAATCCTATATTTTACCCATCCATTCTTTGATTTGGGGTGTTGCATATAATGTcatccagtttgcaaatgtataCAGAGTCCCCCAAAGGCTGGTGATCCTACACCTATGCATTTCTATCCTTGGCTACTGAATCACAGAGTTATGGACATGAATAGGACTTTGCAGGTCATCTGTTCCAGACCCACCAATGCAACTCACCTTTTAGGGGAAGTGCCTTAGCTCAATGGTTACATGCAGAATATCTCCTGGCATCATGGAAGAGACCTCTGTCGGAAATCCTGGAGAACCCTGATAGTCagtgctgaactaaatggacccTTAGGAAGATTGCTAGGTTCCTATATCCAATATTACAACATTATTTTTAGGTGGTCATTGagcctctgctttgaaacctccaatgaaggaaaatACACCAGCCACTCCGTTGTCATACAGCCTATATCAACATcattttttcttttgtgtttggTAGAAATCCCCTTGTCATTTGAGCCCATTCGCCATTTGTCATTTGTGCCCACTCTCCggaaaaacagaaaacacatttgttccatgtgacatccctttaCATATTGCCTCTTACTTGTTTCTTATCCAGGCTATTGTTTCTCCAGGCCCCTCACAATCTTTGTCCCCCCGCTCTAAATACACTCCAGTTTATAGATATTCTTCTATGGTGCTGAGAAAGCAGTAGTGATACAATCAAAAAACCAAGAACAGATAACATTAATCCTATGTGCCAATCTGTGTAGTGAATTTATAAATTAAATCCAGTTCAGATCTGTTCCTCAGGATCCATGTGTGTGGATCACTTGATAAGCCTTCTTTCATCCAAACCAAACTCTGCCCCCAAACCACCAGATTCATGCATTAAGAACAGGAGATATAATGCCTACTGTTCCCTGCTTGAACCACATTACTGGCAGTAAACAAACTGATTCCCATAAGCACATTCATCATTTGATGACTgcaacatcctatataataatgtccatgttgtccctgcgtccagatgtcccgtgtgtccctgggtcactgcgcatgtgccccagggatacagggattggacagcagagactgcgcgcgcgcactctccccccactctgcctcctccaaccgccgctcccgccggggtggaggccggcgaaggcctcctcacaaccctccctggccgtgaggagcggcggttggaggaggcgggggggggagagtgcgcgcgtccttcctgtcggcggctgggggagaggaaggaaggaggagaaagcgccgctttctcctcctccgttcctgtccccctgccgccgacagcaaggacgggtcccagggttcggagaagcgctgcgcaagcgcttctccgaaccctgggatgtctgcttcctgtcggcggctgcgggagaggaacggagaaggagaaagcagcgctttctcctcctccgttcctgtccccctgccgccgacagcaatgacaggtcccagggttcggagaagcgctgcgcaagcgcttctccgaaccctgggatgtctgcttcctgtcggcggctgcgggagaggaacggagaaggagaaagcagcgctttctcctcctccgttcctgcccccctgccgccgacagcaaggacgggtcccagggttcggagaagcgctgcgcaagcgcttctccgaaccctggaatgtctgcttcctgtcggcggctgcgggagaggaacggagaaggagaaagcagcgctttctcctcctccgttcctgtccccctgccgccgacagcaaggacgggtcccagggttcggagaagcgctgcgcaagcgcttctccgaaccctgggatgtctgcttcctgtcggcggctgcgggagaggaacggagaaggagaaagcagcgctttctcctcctccgttcctgtccccctgccgccgacagcaaggacgggtcccagggttcggagaagcgctgcgcaagcgcttctccgaaccctgggatatctgcttcctgtcggcggctgcgggagaggaacggagaaggaaaaagcagcgctttctcctcctccgttcctgtccccctgccgccgacagcaaggacaggtcccagggttcggagaagcgctgcgcaagcgcttctccgaaccccaggattctagcgcccgttattgaacgggctgaaaaccactagtcaAGTGATAACTAAGAACCAGAGGATGTCCTCAGCTTCCTTTGCCTCCTGAATTCTGGTTTAGCATTAGGAATGTCTAGGAATTGGAGCTTGCCTGGCTTTCAGTTCCTTCAGttaatttgtattatttttattttatttttatttgtaccctgccaatCTGATTGGTTTGCCCCAGCAAGCTCCCAGCATTAGCAAGATGCATCAGTTTGCATCAACATTCTTTTTAATgcaatagttgcttattgcctagacatctgctgggagggcgttccatagggcaggcaccactaccgagaaggccctctgcctggttccctgtaacctcacttctcgcagcgagggaactgctagaaggccttTGGCACTgcggctggacctcagtgtctgggctggatgatgggggtggagacgatccttcaggtatacaggaccgaggctgttgtCATTGTCATTTCAGATTTCGAAGCACTCACTTTGAGTGCACAGAAATCCAGTCCCCAGTGGGACTCCAGTGGAGTTCTTCAGCCTCCCTTGCTAGGTGGAGCTGCCTTATTTCCAGGTGCAGGTTCAAAGAAAGAAGAAGGCAAGACAGTGTTTGTGCGAGTTTTAGAAGCTAAAGGGGAATCGATCAATAAGGCTTTTCATTACTGAGGAAAAGGTAGAGAACATGGGGTGCTCAGAATAAGCAGAATCAGATGGATGGTCTTCAGAGCACTAGCAATAGCTACCccaatttctcttctcttctcttctcttctcctagTTTTCCTACTCAGAGAAGAAGCTTTTATTCTTTAAATGAATTCCTTTTTAAGCCTATTATCTTCAATCAAGCAAGTTCTTTGCTGGGGTAAATCAGGTGGGAGGGGCTGGCCCCAAATTGCATGTGTGGGTGACAACCACTTTAACACATTTTGCCAGCGAATGTGCACTGCAGTGCTGATAAGTAGGGGAGGTCACATTCATCTCGGTTTGCTTTTTAATTAGCATGGCACTTCCAAGCTGCTGATATTTTGAGGACGATTCAATCACATGGCAACAAATTCAGGCTGCTCCATTACAGCTGATAGGGAACCCGCTTCCCTGAAAGATTGGACGTTTGCGGCAAGGAAAATGCGCCGAGAAGAGTGGGGTGGCACTTGGTTGATACAATATTATCAGACCTTCCTGCAAAGAAGTCAAGAAAAATGCTCGATAAACAGGTCCTCTGAATGTACTCTATAGCACTGGCAAGAAAGATCGTGACAGTTTCCTCTgcgtaaaaaaaaaacccaagctttTTACAATAGTTCTAACATCACCCGCTccgttcttttttcctttcctgcatttcccttttctttttttgtatcacACGATCCCGGTGTGAATGTACAGGTCACAAACATTTCCCAAAGATTGTTGCTATAATATTATTTTACGTGGTTACGAGAGGCAGCTAAACAACCAGATTCTGTGATCGATTTTGCAGCTAATAGgtggaggaaagggaaagagagggagggagagtcagCAGAAAGAGACGTTGACAACTGTCAAATGTGCTCTTTACTATGCTGCAATACGGTAAGAGACGGGAGATTACGGTAAAATCGAACGGGATACTACACAGCCAGCTGCATCCGCTCAGCAGCCGTGAAGTTGCTGCTTCTCCTTGACAGTGTAAAAAGCGGAGTATTATTCAgctgggaggaaggggggggggtcacgaAGCTGGCATCCATCCCCTCTCAGCCATTGGGACAGAGGGAATAAGTGTAAATGTGAGTCACCaaaatacattggggggggggttgtagagaGTGCTTGCATGGTTTGGTTTTGCTTCCAAGCAGAATGTCCCACTGTGTGCTCGAGATGTCTGCCTGCCACCCTCCTCCCTCACGCGCTCTGCAACAGGAGGTCTGCAGCCCTTCAACTTGAAGCGAAAGGAGAAGCGCAGACAGCTGCTTGAAGAAGGTGGTCGGATCCAGAGACCCGCGTTCCCCGTTTGCATCTTCCAGCTGCTTTTTTCCCAGGTAATGCTGACACGATTTGTTTGTCCGTTTGGGGTTTGTCCACCTTACACCCATTCGCAATTTTCTCATTTAAATTCCCTAGTCCCCCAAtaggcactgttgttgtttatttagacTTGCTTAGACTGGTTTAGACCGCTACTGGGATTTGGTGCATTTTCTCTTCCcaattttgttgggggggggggagggaatacacTTAATGCTCCAGTTTTCCAACTTGTTATGAAACATCTATACAATTTGAATGAAACTGTGTTCATTATTTCTCATCACTTCCCCCTCAATAATTTTTACCTCATAACTTGAGCATCCTAGAACTTACCATTTTgatacactttttcttttcttttcttttctttttttttaaacaaggaaACAGCCCAAGAGGCTACTTTGTGTTCAtaaattgacattttaaaactaaaactGTAAACTACTACCCTAGGGAAAATTCAGCAGTATTTCTCTCTCCTGGTAACTAGCATGTGTGAAGAAGAAGGAAATGAATTTTTTCCTGATTGTaaattgttctgtttttaatactgaattttaaattgttgtaacctactCTGGGATCTAATGGCCCCAAGTGATGGTCGTagtaacttttattattattattattattattattattaacagagaGACTTGTAGCACTCTAAAAACTAACAGATTTATTCTGTCTAGAACCTGTTTCATCAAATGCTCAAATTGTTTCCTCAGCCAAAATATGTGTGCCTGAGTACACATGTGGACATCCATGTACagccgtggggtgtgtgtgtgtggagagatgtGAATGTTGGGGCCAAAAATCAGGAATTATACAAGTCTAATTGATCTGTACCAATTTTATGCAAAGCTTAAATGTATACATTGCCTAGATGCAGCCACCAATAACTAGCTGTAATATAACTTTCCAAGCTTGTCTGTGTTAATTTCATTCCTATTGTGGCTCAAAAATCTCAGGTCTCAAGTCCTAAAATGAAGTAGAATCTGTGAGGTTTAAGATATTGTTTCCCAAAAGACAAGCAAGTGTTGCATACTGGGGAATTGGATAATCACCAGTTACAGGAGGCATTGTGACCCAGTTGATACCTGATTTTTGTGTTCCCAACCGTATAAATCCTACAAAGATTGGGTCCAGCTCTTCTGTGACTTATTTTATCTGCATTAGTCTTAGTAGAAGCCTTTTGGGAAAGTTGCAGATCAGTGACAGAGgacacattttgcaatgcagtccagTCCCTGGAATTTCTAAGTAGGGCTGGAAACTTAGGCAGTCAGTACAGAGCAGACAATATTGTGTGTATATTGGTCTCAGTTTGTACTCTGACATCTCCATGTAATGAAGAGAGAACTTGGGGAGCAAGACtaggaaagatctctgcctgTGATACTGGGGAGGTGCTGCCATCTCTAATGGGCAATTTGGGGCTAAAGAGATGGATGTGTTGCATGGTCTGGCTCAGGAGAGACTTTGAAATCTCTTAGCAAGTGAGGGAAGAAAGCATGTTATACTTTCTGCTCCTGTGTTTATTTGTTTGGAACATTCAAAGcttgttatttatttagtaaaggtaaagggacccctgaccattaggtccagtcatgaccgactctggggttgcgcgctcatcttgcattattggccgagggagccagcgtacagcttccaggtcatgtggccagcatgtcaaagccgcttctggcaaaccagagcagcacatggaaacactgtttaccttcccgctgtagtggttcctatttatctacttgcattttgacgtgctttcgaactgctagtttggcaggagctgggaccgagcaacgggagctcaccccgtcacagggatttgaaccgctgaccttctgatcagcaagccctaggctcagtggtttaacccacagcgccacctgggtccctatttatttatttaattttatttaataccctgcccatctggagaATATGTCCTCTTTCCTTACTTGGAGAGGTGTGCATGCTGTTTCAATACCTGGAGTGTACACAACTATCATACAGAGTGAAAATCACTGTTTTCAaacttcttaaaatgcttttgctGTAAACTATTTGTTATACCATTGTTTTAGTTTCTTAAAAGAGGGCCATTGGGGTTCACATGTACCCCAAAGTTATTCATTAGATATATGAATTCCCAACACCCTAATTATAGGCTCATTTTGAACATTACTTAACTCAAAGCAtcttaggaactgtagtttgttaattcAAATGTCTGCGATTGCATCCAAAGTAGCACTGTGGGAACAGTCCaacagtgcaaggatttctgcttgcacaatggaatttcCTCCCTCCATTCTCCCactgcaccccctaaatctgttctatggGTTCCCACAACCCTCCAGGGCAGATTTGGGGAAGGCATGGGGTGTACATGTAGGGAGAAGTGAGGGTTCATtgcacaagcataaatccttgtgcaaatgcaggaatggggaccctccagcccacaggccaaTCTCGACCCAGGGGTTCACCAAAAGCGTAGTTGGGGGTTGGCAAAGCCTGCTTGATTTGCTTCCAATTTGCCCAACAACCAGGCTTTGAAGCACTGCACAGAGCAGGAGGCCAGGGCTATGCAGGATCAgcccccctccaacacacacacatctacttATGTCAACAGCAAGTGTCCGTGCTTGAGCTGTGTATATGGGAGAGCACCCAAAAGCAGCAccaagcaactccccccccctgtccATCAGCTGATGTGAAGGGAGGACAACCCTCCTTGGTCTGGGTGTATTTTCTGCCTTCATTTCAGCAGTTGTTTCAGTGCAAAGTGGGTTTCAGGGAAACAGATGTTGAAACAAAGGGGGGCTGCCTGCTGGTGGTTTTTGAAGCCCCAACTTCGGGGCCTCAGAGCACCAAATCCTCTGGTGGTATTTGCAACATCAGATAATTGATAGATGGGTGGCCCCGCTCACCTGTCAAATTCAGCCCATGCAGACAAAACGCCAAATGAATGAGTGAATTAGATACTGCCCATAGTCTGACCAATTTATCCATTCAGCCCATTATTctgctttgactggcagtggTCTCAATCAGAGTGGAGTCTTTATCATTAATGTGCTACCAGATCATTTTAAGTGGGggatgccagtgattgaaccagGGGTCTTCTGATTTTGCTGCATCACTGAACCACAGTGCCCTTCTCTTATGTGCAAGGGCTGGTTGTGGCCACTCATTACTCAGTGCTGAAGGTATTCTACATATGGCACAGAACGATATCTGAGTATTGATAGTGGGGTCATCCCTACCCTCTTGTCTGGGCAAAACATTGGctgtaaaaagaaaatgcaggctGGAAAAATCCCTACAGAGTAGCCATGGCATACGCATATCTAAGAACTGAATCAGTGTAAAATCTATCTACCCCACTATTTATGCATATGTGGGACTATTGCTAATGTGGAAGAAGAGAAAGTGGGATATCATTGTAATTCCAGTTGCTAGTCTACGTTACAAATCACTTTGAGCCTGTAGTGTGAAAATGTCCATAGATTTGTTCTCACTGTATAGCCACAAGCTTTTCTGTCTTCATCAGATGAAATAGGAAAACACAGAGAGACTTCTTTTGAGATATGTGGCATTGTCCCTGTATTGAGACTGCAGGTTTGTGATTGAGAAAAGCACCAGGCAGCAATAGCATTCTTGCACTGAGAGTCAGAAAGGATggtgtagcggggggggggggggttgactccCTGCCCCATTGTGAACACTTGCATCCTTCTTAGCACCCTCCAGCTAGAGGGCAGCTGAGAATGGTGCAATAGGTCTGCCCCCTGGCACCTGTGGGACCAGCTCTGCTTTTCCAAGTGGTGCTGCTTGCCGGGAGGGTGCCCTGGGTTGTTGAATCCTTCACACGGAGCCCTCCAGCTGGCGGGCAGCTGAGAAGGAGGCAACAGGCATGCGCCCTGCCCCTGCTAGCAGTGCCACAGTGCTGCATTCACAGGGACCAGGGCACAGCTGTCATGCAACTGGAGGATGCCATGAGAAGCACTCAAAAGCTCATGCACCCTCCCTGTGAGCCCAGCACTGCTTGCAAAAGCAGCACTGGGTTCGCAGGACCAAAGTGCATGCCTGCTCACAGCACCCCACaagcccagtacagtggtacctctagttacaaacatAATTCGCTCccgaggtctgttcttaacctgaaactgttcttaactagaggcgtgctttcactaatgatttccattctcatcctggggcaaagttctcaactcgaggtaactcttccaggttagcggagcttgtaacctgaagcatttgtaacctgaggagtTTGTaactcgaagtaccactgtatgggttTTGTGAGTCTTGCAAAGCAACACTGGGCTTGCGGGGCACCGTGAACTCACCCCGTTTTGCAGCAGTGGGCAGGGGTCCCTCCTGTGGTGTGCCCTGGCCCTGCCCCACAGTGTGCACTGCAAGCACCCTGGTGTGCACCTGCCCCGGAGGCAGGTGGGGGATGCTCCACCATTGATCAAAAGCAGTGGGGTTGAGCAACAACACCTACTGAGCAAGCAATATACTAGTAAACAGCAGCTAGTGCTGCATATGATAAGGAAAACTCAGTCGAGTTGATTCCCAGTTCCCAGAAAACCTTTGCAGTCAGGACATTACAGCAGCTGGTAGTCATGGCTTTTGAAATAagcttccttttctttattttcttatttaggAGTTAGCATATCTATCCTGCAAGGAgcacaagaagaagaagtccctGTTTGGACCTATGACCAAGATTTGTTAATAAGCCTACATCCTGGAGGCAGTTGCACAATGCTGAGAATCTTACGGCTTCAGCAAACTTTGTTCCACATCTCAAGATTGTGATGCACATCTCTGATGATAACAAAAGCAAAGCTTAATTGGAAACATCCTTGTGGTCTTCCACTATTCCAACTTTAAACATATTTGAAAATCAAGTATGATAAAGACCCAAATAAATGGGAGAAAAGAGCATGTTCCTGCCATTTGTGTCTAATGAGACAAATTTAAATGGACACACTTCAGATGTTGATGGCCTTTCCACGAACTCAGACATTTTCCTTTGCTACAAACCCAAACATTTTTCCTTGCTTAGTAGCATAAAGCATTCTGTAACCTGATGGCTCTTTTTTTAACAACCCAACAGAAACTTGGAAATAGATCTTTGACCCCTTCTGCAATACTGTGTCATCAAGCATCCCACAAGGTCCAGAGAACACCAAGGAGAGTGTCCTAAAGAGAGTCTTCCAAATTGCAGCAGCATTTTTTATTTGGCCTAACTGAAACAGATGCCAAGGAATAAATGTGGATTTTCAAATAAGTTTCCCAGTCTGGGGTGTCCTTCCAGGTTCTGCATTTATAAAGCAAGAACCACATTTCCAGATAGTTTTTTTAATCAACAATGTGGAAATAAAGCTTCTTGCAACACTACCAAATATTTGTTCTTCGCTCTTTCAAAGAAAGGGCAGAGTGAATCACAAACAACACTGGATGAACATTAACCAGTATTGATATAATGGCTTTGAACTCTGAGAACATCTCTGCGTCTGACTGCTTCAACTGCACCCAGCCGGTAGAGGGagtaaacatttcaaaagccatATTATTAGGTGTTATCTTGGGGGGGCTGATTGTTTTTGGAGTCCTGGGTAACATTTTGGTTATCCTGTCAGTAGCCTGCCACAAGCACCTGCAAAGCGTAACTCACTATTACATTATCAACTTGGCTGTGGCCGACCTCCTATTGACTTCTACCGTCCTCCCTTTCTCtgctatttttgagattttggggTATTGGGTTTTTGGGAGGATCTTCTGCAACATCTGGGCAGCTGTGGATGTTCTATGCTGCACAGCTTCCATCATGAGCCTTTGTGTCATCTCTATAGACCGATACATTGGGGTGAGCTACCCGCTAAGATATCCAGCCATAGTGACTGAAAAGAGGGGCCTCCTAGCCCTGCTGTGTGTCTGGGTACTGTCCCTTGTGATATCAATAGGGCCCCTCTTTGGCTGGAAACAGCCAGCTCCAGAAGATGAAACCATCTGCCAGATCAATACTGACCCTGGTTACGTATTATTCTCTGCTCTGGGCTCCTTCTACCTCCCCTTGATCATCATACTGGCAATGTACTGCCAGGTGTATGTGGTGGCAAAAAGGGAAAGCAAAGGACTGTCTTGTGGCCTGAAAACAGAGAGGTCCCAATCGGAGGAAGTGACTCTTCGCATCCACCGCAGAACCATCACAGAAACCACTGGATCAACACCCAGCACCAAGCACAAATCCAATTTTTCCGTGAGGCTCCTGAAGTTCTCCAGGGAAAAGAAAGCAGCTAAAAGCCTGGGAATTGTTGTGGGGTGCTTCATCCTCTGCTGGCTTCCTTTCTTTATAATCATGCCCATTGGTAAGTCAAGCAAATGCATTTGGTCACAAAGAGGGTGGGGTTGCGCAGCTATTGTGGTGAATTGCATTCATGTCCATGTTTCTGCATCAGATCCTCTGGTAATAGTAAATAAGATATTTGGTGTAACTCTGGAACAGTTAGGgaacaaattcattgaggataaggccagtgatttatttttaggggaaaaGGTGCCACTATTCACCATGGAGttgctacagtaagtgccacacttttaacatttggggggggggaacggtgcTGGTGCTGAGTACCCTTGAGTAGCCCCAGGGGGGAAAAGGCACTGGTTAAGGCTATCTGTGGCTACAGGCCATCATGGCAAAGTTCCTTGAAGGCAATATGCTGCTGAACATCaattgctgggaattacaagCAGGGTGAGTTTTGTCACACTCAAATCCCACTTTGAGGCTTCCCACAGGGCAACATGGTTGGCCAATAcaagaacaggaagctgaactgAATGGATTTTCATTTGATCCAGAAGGGCTTTTCTTAAAGTTAGACGTGGCAGCCACTGCGGCATTTTAGCTGCATGTCCTTCTCATTCACATCTAAATTGTGGTATGTGGGTTCTGTTTAGAAGGAGTGCACAGCAGagggcaggagtgccagcttggccctgtgaCTGTGGGTAcctggggccatgggtgccatgcagcgtgcatggccctggcaccaaaatttgtgggtgcccagccccttcatggggaattttgtgggtgctcaggcacccagggtcCCAGGGAGTTGACACCTATGGCAGAGGGAAACTGggctctccctttcctttcctgtggTCCATTATCCCATGCTCTTTTCTTTCCCAGCTTCCAGGAGCTGGAGAAAAAAGGGAAGGCACAACTTTACACAACTAACAATGGGGAAATGAGACAAGGAAAGGGGATGGTTCTCCTCCACTCATGCTTGGCCCCCTTTTGATGTCGGAATAAGATATCACAGTCTATTTGATATGTTAACAGCATGGGCATGTGATTGAACTGCTTTCATTGTTCTGAGTTTGACCCAATGAACGAAGGATGTGATTCTGTGCATGCCTATATAGGAATGAACCCCACAGAATGCTCTTGCTTTTAGTAAAGAGACCTAGGACCAGACTGCAAAGTATCAACTCTAGGGTAGATCTGTGTATTTTGAAACTAACCTGATATAACTAACTGGCTGGAAGCTATCCTCTTTGTGGTTTTCAAAAGTCCACCATTGCCAGTGCAGTACCAAATCTGACTTGGTACCTTATTCTAGTGCCTATGGAGTAGTGAATTTTCTTGATTATCTCAGAAGAAATCTTTCCTTGATAATCAATGAGTTTGGGATCAGACATCTGCTCAATGTACAATCTGTGTATGTCAAACACTCAAATAATAAGTCTGGATGCAAGCTGCTTAAGGGCTTACTCCCAATGCATTTGCATGGTCctattttatctatctatctatttatttatttatctatttatttaataaatttataccctgcttgattgcaaaaaatctcaaagcatttACAAAAATACTTGCTTTCTCAACACTTGATGCTTATAGCTCATTGGACTGGAGCTAAAGTGATTTTGGATCTCTGAAAGCCAATTCACTCAGTGCTGTAAGCAAAAAAACATATACGTGTAAACCAATTCGGCTTGACCTTTATTTAATGGCCCCAATCCAGACATATCTGAAAGCAGCAGTTCTTGCAAATCCATTACCTTCTTGAAGAGATAATTGGCAAGGTTGTGAGCAGAGTGTACCTGCTCTGAGTTCAACTCCTGTCCCAACACATTAATTGTTTCTACAATTATTTGATTGGGGATAGAACTATGTGTACAATCGGGGCCACTGGATATGAGGAATCTCTCTTTTCCTCTGCCTTGGCCACTTGGATCCAGAACCTTGCTTCTGTATGTAAATCACCATTTACTGCTTTCAAAATGCACAGGTTTTTAAAATGGGAAGTTATATATAGTTACCTGAATGTTTAATACACAATGACTGAATTATCTAAATATGCTGTACTTCTTGGAAATGTCATATACTTGGTGATTATTTTTAGAAAAGGGGGTCTCTTGAATTTTGAAACTTGGAGACCTAAATATATTTACACACATCTAGCACACAGCTTTAAAAGGATCATCTGTGAAGTTATGTTTCTGATAAACATCAGACTTCTTCACATTATAGGTGGAAGGTGCTATATACAAGCAAACGAGTGGCATGCACCCATAATTGAGATATATGATCCTAACTGTGCTTATTTTAGATCATGGGAAAATAGAAGGTATGTTGAGTAAGTTGTCTCAGTCTATTCTCATTAGTATAATCATTACACTTTTAGAAAATCTGGGAAGTGAGCACAATGGAGATTTtctctctgttgtttttttaagtatgcCAACGGAAGAAAATACAGATTTCCACAAAACTAATTGCTGGTCAAGAACTATATGCAGATTTTTCTCCTATTTAGGGAATAGTCTGAATGAAGAAATTGCTTACTAATCCTGGATATTAGATTAGTTCTAGTTTAAACTTTTTAGAGCACTAGAATTGCCAGCAGGCTAAATCCTTTGGTGTGGCCAAGTGAACTGCTGTTCTttcacagggaggggggaaatttaaCAGCTTTGAAATGCTGTACAGTAA contains:
- the ADRA1A gene encoding alpha-1A adrenergic receptor isoform X1 encodes the protein MALNSENISASDCFNCTQPVEGVNISKAILLGVILGGLIVFGVLGNILVILSVACHKHLQSVTHYYIINLAVADLLLTSTVLPFSAIFEILGYWVFGRIFCNIWAAVDVLCCTASIMSLCVISIDRYIGVSYPLRYPAIVTEKRGLLALLCVWVLSLVISIGPLFGWKQPAPEDETICQINTDPGYVLFSALGSFYLPLIIILAMYCQVYVVAKRESKGLSCGLKTERSQSEEVTLRIHRRTITETTGSTPSTKHKSNFSVRLLKFSREKKAAKSLGIVVGCFILCWLPFFIIMPIGSFFPESKPSETIFKIAFWLGYLNSCINPIIYPCSSQEFKKAFQNVLRAQCLPPRRYSANKYSLSFNLNHASNHVAEAPKDVVRIPVGSGETFYKISKSDGVCEWKLFSAMQSVSTKSTASRDKASCVTAKVKSKGFLQVCCCARTSGENIAKDQRVPTIKIHTVSVSDNGEDI
- the ADRA1A gene encoding alpha-1A adrenergic receptor isoform X3 gives rise to the protein MALNSENISASDCFNCTQPVEGVNISKAILLGVILGGLIVFGVLGNILVILSVACHKHLQSVTHYYIINLAVADLLLTSTVLPFSAIFEILGYWVFGRIFCNIWAAVDVLCCTASIMSLCVISIDRYIGVSYPLRYPAIVTEKRGLLALLCVWVLSLVISIGPLFGWKQPAPEDETICQINTDPGYVLFSALGSFYLPLIIILAMYCQVYVVAKRESKGLSCGLKTERSQSEEVTLRIHRRTITETTGSTPSTKHKSNFSVRLLKFSREKKAAKSLGIVVGCFILCWLPFFIIMPIGQVLSLLRHMKTSVVSFHVLSHCRKRVLFSWIENQGTHSEFTAQHFGHASVTCPVRNFCCSAGNR
- the ADRA1A gene encoding alpha-1A adrenergic receptor isoform X2; this encodes MALNSENISASDCFNCTQPVEGVNISKAILLGVILGGLIVFGVLGNILVILSVACHKHLQSVTHYYIINLAVADLLLTSTVLPFSAIFEILGYWVFGRIFCNIWAAVDVLCCTASIMSLCVISIDRYIGVSYPLRYPAIVTEKRGLLALLCVWVLSLVISIGPLFGWKQPAPEDETICQINTDPGYVLFSALGSFYLPLIIILAMYCQVYVVAKRESKGLSCGLKTERSQSEEVTLRIHRRTITETTGSTPSTKHKSNFSVRLLKFSREKKAAKSLGIVVGCFILCWLPFFIIMPIGSFFPESKPSETIFKIAFWLGYLNSCINPIIYPCSSQEFKKAFQNVLRAQCLPPRRYSANKYSLSFNLNHASNHVAEAPKDVVRIPVGSGETFYKISKSDGVCEWKLFSAMQSVSTKSTASRDKASCVTAKVKSKGFLQGKC